A DNA window from Parabacteroides johnsonii DSM 18315 contains the following coding sequences:
- a CDS encoding HU family DNA-binding protein, whose product MPLIYTLVKRKDMSKDAASGATLYHAQTSITKKLTLNKICTRIENICTASRGEIILVLDGLIKVMNEALSDGESVHLGEFGSFRMVAGSKGSNTVDGFNTALFNRAHIVFYPGTMLINLVNNVSFERYVPKKDASSESSGGGGEDDRPGEL is encoded by the coding sequence ATGCCATTAATTTACACTCTCGTCAAACGCAAAGACATGAGCAAAGACGCAGCCTCAGGTGCAACTCTTTATCATGCACAGACCAGCATCACAAAAAAACTGACGCTGAACAAAATCTGTACCCGTATCGAAAACATCTGTACCGCCAGCCGCGGTGAGATCATCTTGGTGCTCGACGGCCTGATCAAAGTCATGAACGAAGCTCTTTCAGACGGCGAATCGGTTCACTTGGGCGAATTCGGCAGCTTCCGTATGGTTGCCGGCAGCAAAGGTTCGAACACCGTCGACGGTTTCAACACCGCCCTGTTCAACCGTGCCCACATCGTCTTCTACCCCGGCACAATGCTGATCAACCTTGTCAATAACGTCTCCTTCGAACGCTACGTCCCCAAAAAGGACGCCTCCAGCGAATCATCCGGTGGCGGGGGTGAGGATGACCGTCCGGGAGAACTTTAA
- a CDS encoding glycoside hydrolase family 73 protein, with product MKQSEFFSSLLPLAQKAGEAFRINPAVILAQAAIESGWGQSDLASEYHNYFGITAYGRSNVWWKGQSIELGTHSLRFRVYDTPGDSFMDYARLIRSVYPFAADVSDDPKAFARKIAYSKYISEVNGDNRAAYQALLVKVCRKIGKK from the coding sequence ATGAAGCAAAGCGAATTTTTTTCCTCCCTCCTTCCCCTTGCCCAAAAGGCAGGGGAAGCGTTCCGGATCAATCCGGCGGTCATACTGGCACAGGCGGCTATCGAGTCGGGTTGGGGACAAAGTGATCTTGCCAGCGAGTATCATAACTATTTCGGCATCACCGCCTACGGCCGTTCCAATGTATGGTGGAAAGGCCAAAGCATCGAGTTGGGCACCCATTCCCTCCGTTTCCGTGTCTACGACACCCCCGGCGACTCCTTCATGGACTACGCCCGCCTGATCCGTTCGGTCTACCCGTTCGCCGCCGACGTCAGCGACGACCCGAAAGCCTTCGCCCGCAAAATCGCCTACAGCAAATACATCAGCGAAGTCAACGGCGACAACCGTGCCGCCTATCAGGCGTTGTTGGTCAAGGTTTGCAGGAAGATCGGGAAAAAGTGA
- a CDS encoding GumC family protein: MNTEQETNTRVEESELNLGDILQTVLANWYWFVLSVVVCAGAAFLYLKWAPKVYTRTASVLIKDDAKGGAMSESAAFEDLGLFGTKRNVDNEVLVFKSRRLMTEVARNLHLDVSYTVKDGLRTVELYTQSPVQLSFPDAEEAQAFSLQAVPVSGKEVMLSGFTLGDQEVSDGKPMKVALNDTVTTPIGRVVVVPSLYYGDKYFNTTVQVTKSPLQNVALLFQSGLQATLASKTATIINLTLQDVSIPRAEDVINTLISAYNTDAINDKNQIVMNTSNFINDRLIVIEKELGDVDSDIESYKREHQLTDISSETGMYLQTSSQYRQEGLSLENQLSLAKYIKNYLTDPGKNSDLIPANTGISDVNIESQIGEFNEMLLKRDKLISNSSSKNPVVQDLNNSLIAMKQTIIRSVDNLIVGLNIKIKNIRAQEEQTSRRISAVPTQQKEVLSVERRQKIKEELYLYLLNKREENELTQRMTESNARIIDPAAGSNAPVAPKAMMILLASVVLGCAIPAGILWLLMVSDTKVRSRKDVEGVLSVPFLGEIPMRDKKDKNEVVVHENGRDSVSEAFRIVRTNMDFMRVKEKNMQVVMFTSFNPGAGKTFVSINLAMSFALTHKKVVLVDLDIRKGTLSSHVQVSDMGVTNYLSGRIDNVDEIIQKGELYDKLDIIHAGPVPPNPAELLLSDRLEALIAELRERYDYIILDNVPAGVVADAVIVNRVADLTIYVVRAGRMDRRALPEVEKLYREGKLRNMSLILNGTVYKHGTYGYHYGYGYGYGYGYGYGYGQRKKK, encoded by the coding sequence ATGAACACAGAACAAGAAACGAACACCCGCGTGGAAGAGAGCGAATTGAACCTGGGGGACATCCTGCAAACGGTGTTGGCTAACTGGTATTGGTTTGTTCTGTCTGTCGTGGTATGTGCCGGAGCGGCGTTCCTCTATCTGAAGTGGGCGCCCAAGGTGTATACCCGGACGGCTTCGGTACTGATCAAGGACGATGCGAAGGGCGGTGCGATGAGCGAATCGGCCGCTTTCGAGGATCTGGGGCTTTTCGGTACGAAGCGGAATGTGGATAATGAAGTGCTGGTATTCAAATCCAGACGGTTGATGACCGAAGTGGCGCGCAACCTGCATCTGGATGTGAGCTACACGGTAAAAGACGGGCTGCGGACGGTGGAATTGTACACCCAGTCGCCCGTACAGCTCTCTTTCCCGGATGCGGAAGAGGCACAGGCCTTTTCGTTGCAGGCGGTCCCTGTTTCCGGAAAGGAAGTGATGTTGTCCGGCTTCACCCTCGGAGACCAGGAGGTTTCGGACGGCAAGCCGATGAAGGTGGCGCTGAACGATACGGTCACGACACCTATCGGCCGGGTGGTGGTGGTCCCGTCGCTTTATTACGGCGACAAGTATTTCAATACGACCGTGCAGGTGACGAAATCGCCGCTGCAGAATGTGGCGCTCCTTTTCCAGAGCGGCTTGCAGGCTACTTTGGCGAGCAAGACGGCAACGATCATCAACCTGACGCTCCAGGATGTCTCCATCCCGCGTGCGGAGGATGTGATCAACACGCTGATCTCCGCCTACAACACGGACGCGATCAACGACAAGAACCAGATCGTGATGAACACTTCCAACTTCATCAACGACCGTCTGATCGTGATCGAGAAGGAACTGGGGGATGTGGATTCGGATATCGAGTCGTACAAGCGGGAACACCAGTTGACGGATATCTCGTCCGAGACGGGCATGTATCTGCAGACGTCCAGCCAGTACCGCCAAGAGGGATTGAGCCTGGAGAATCAGTTGAGCCTGGCGAAATACATCAAGAACTACCTGACGGACCCCGGCAAGAACTCGGACCTGATCCCGGCGAACACGGGCATATCGGATGTGAACATCGAGTCGCAGATCGGGGAGTTCAACGAGATGTTGCTGAAACGCGACAAGCTGATCAGCAACAGCAGTAGCAAGAACCCGGTGGTGCAGGATCTGAACAATTCGTTGATCGCGATGAAGCAGACCATCATCCGTTCGGTGGATAACCTGATCGTCGGCCTGAACATCAAGATCAAGAATATCCGGGCGCAGGAGGAACAGACGAGCCGCCGCATCTCGGCCGTGCCGACCCAGCAGAAGGAGGTCCTTTCGGTGGAACGCCGCCAGAAGATCAAGGAAGAGCTGTATCTCTACCTGTTGAACAAGCGCGAGGAGAACGAGCTGACGCAGCGGATGACGGAAAGCAACGCCCGTATCATCGACCCGGCGGCGGGAAGCAATGCCCCGGTCGCTCCGAAGGCAATGATGATCCTGTTGGCTTCTGTCGTGTTAGGATGCGCGATACCGGCCGGTATCCTGTGGCTGTTGATGGTCAGCGATACGAAAGTACGCTCGCGGAAGGATGTGGAGGGGGTACTCTCCGTGCCGTTCTTAGGCGAGATACCGATGCGCGACAAGAAGGACAAGAACGAAGTGGTGGTGCATGAGAACGGCCGCGACTCGGTTTCGGAGGCGTTCCGTATCGTGCGTACCAACATGGACTTCATGCGGGTGAAGGAGAAGAACATGCAGGTGGTGATGTTCACCTCGTTCAATCCGGGAGCCGGCAAGACGTTCGTGTCCATCAACCTGGCGATGAGCTTCGCCCTCACGCACAAGAAGGTCGTCTTGGTCGACCTCGATATACGTAAGGGTACCCTTAGCTCCCATGTCCAGGTATCGGACATGGGTGTGACCAATTACCTTTCCGGCCGCATCGACAATGTCGACGAGATCATCCAGAAAGGGGAACTGTACGACAAGCTGGATATCATCCATGCCGGTCCCGTTCCGCCCAACCCAGCCGAACTCTTGTTGAGCGACCGGTTGGAGGCTTTGATCGCCGAGCTGCGTGAGCGGTATGATTATATCATCCTGGACAACGTCCCGGCCGGAGTGGTGGCCGATGCGGTGATTGTCAACCGGGTGGCCGACCTGACGATCTATGTCGTCCGTGCGGGCAGGATGGATCGCCGTGCCCTTCCCGAAGTGGAGAAGCTCTACCGCGAAGGCAAATTGCGTAACATGAGCCTGATCCTGAACGGGACGGTCTACAAGCATGGCACGTATGGCTATCATTACGGGTATGGATACGGCTACGGTTACGGTTACGGGTATGGTTACGGACAACGTAAAAAGAAATAG
- a CDS encoding DNA primase, with amino-acid sequence MTKQEIQELKASLSIREVIGRYTTLRRVGRRWMGLCPFHGDRHPSLSVNEEKGSFVCYACGERGDVFAFVSKIEKVGFAEAAKRLTKELTIENGQLTIERKDNKDAGALPERLSVVDSRLSVENEVFLAMLLPAGSGCPELTPTWLDFGVGQSPFLVPERWKAMRNRLVFPVRDEEGRLVGFAARRLSDEDRDKPKYINSETGELYRKSELLYGLYEAREAIRREGSVFLVEGYKDVLAMHAAGFRHTVALCGTALCTGHIALLKRYTTSVRVMLDADKAGRKATDAIVPTLVGEGMEVVRIGLPEGDDPDSLFRRLGKEAFAAYVREVVRLVQPSEELVLLGRIRKGVGLLSDVAETEKRERLLMVLEDCLAQLKGLSAAACRPATIDWRWV; translated from the coding sequence ATGACGAAGCAAGAGATACAAGAACTGAAAGCCTCCCTGTCGATCAGGGAGGTGATCGGACGCTATACGACACTGAGACGCGTCGGCCGCCGGTGGATGGGGCTTTGCCCGTTCCATGGAGACCGCCATCCTTCCCTTTCCGTCAACGAAGAGAAGGGCAGCTTTGTTTGCTATGCTTGCGGGGAGAGAGGGGATGTGTTTGCTTTTGTCAGTAAGATCGAGAAGGTCGGTTTTGCTGAGGCGGCGAAACGATTGACAAAGGAGTTGACGATTGAAAATGGACAATTGACGATCGAGAGGAAAGACAATAAGGATGCGGGGGCGCTGCCGGAACGGTTGTCCGTTGTCGATTCTCGATTGTCCGTGGAGAACGAAGTTTTCTTGGCTATGTTGTTGCCTGCGGGTAGCGGTTGTCCGGAACTGACTCCTACCTGGTTGGATTTCGGGGTGGGGCAGTCGCCCTTCTTGGTTCCCGAACGCTGGAAGGCGATGCGGAACCGGTTGGTGTTCCCTGTGCGGGACGAGGAGGGACGGTTGGTCGGGTTTGCCGCCCGGAGGTTGTCGGACGAAGATCGGGATAAACCGAAATATATCAATTCGGAAACGGGCGAACTGTATCGGAAGAGCGAGCTGTTATACGGGTTGTATGAGGCACGGGAGGCGATCCGCCGGGAGGGGAGCGTGTTCTTGGTGGAAGGATATAAGGATGTGCTGGCGATGCATGCGGCGGGATTCAGGCATACGGTGGCGTTATGCGGGACGGCGCTTTGTACGGGGCACATTGCTTTGTTGAAACGATATACGACATCTGTCCGCGTGATGCTGGATGCCGACAAGGCAGGGCGTAAGGCGACGGATGCGATTGTCCCGACGCTTGTAGGCGAAGGGATGGAGGTGGTACGGATCGGGTTGCCGGAAGGGGACGATCCGGATTCGCTCTTTCGCCGTCTGGGGAAAGAGGCGTTTGCCGCTTATGTCCGCGAGGTGGTACGGCTGGTCCAGCCTTCGGAAGAGCTGGTGTTGCTCGGACGTATCCGGAAAGGCGTCGGGCTTTTGTCCGATGTGGCGGAGACGGAGAAACGGGAACGCTTGTTGATGGTGCTGGAGGATTGCCTGGCGCAGTTGAAGGGCTTGTCCGCCGCAGCTTGCCGTCCGGCGACAATAGACTGGAGGTGGGTATGA
- a CDS encoding polysaccharide biosynthesis/export family protein, with translation MLMCVVVLCTSCASSKKVVYLQDVVPLKQQVIEQKYEVYIHNDDLLAIMVNSKNPELALPFNMPMVTYQLGSESGGQQRVLGYLVDTNGDIDFPILGKLHVAGLTRLQLTDLIKQRLIEEDLIKDPIVTVQFLNYKVAVMGEVNRPGSFNISGDRITLLEALSMAGDLTIYGRRDRVAVIREKDGKRTILFHDLRSADIFNSPCYYLQQNDIVYVEPNKAKAGQSEINQNKSVGVWLSAASILVSIASLIVTLTK, from the coding sequence ATGTTGATGTGCGTGGTGGTACTCTGTACCTCCTGCGCATCTTCCAAGAAAGTGGTGTACTTGCAGGATGTCGTCCCGCTGAAGCAGCAGGTGATCGAGCAGAAATACGAAGTGTATATCCATAACGACGATTTGCTGGCGATCATGGTGAATAGCAAGAACCCGGAGCTGGCGTTGCCGTTCAATATGCCGATGGTGACGTACCAGTTGGGAAGCGAAAGCGGAGGGCAGCAGCGCGTGCTGGGCTATCTGGTGGATACCAACGGGGACATCGATTTCCCGATCCTCGGCAAGTTGCATGTGGCGGGGCTGACCCGTTTGCAGTTGACAGACCTGATCAAGCAACGCCTGATAGAGGAGGACCTGATCAAAGACCCGATCGTGACGGTGCAGTTCCTGAACTACAAGGTGGCGGTGATGGGTGAAGTGAACCGTCCGGGATCGTTCAATATCTCCGGCGACCGTATCACCTTGCTGGAAGCCTTGAGTATGGCTGGCGACCTGACGATCTACGGACGACGCGACCGGGTAGCCGTGATCCGTGAGAAAGACGGGAAACGGACGATCCTGTTCCATGATCTCCGTTCGGCCGACATCTTCAATTCTCCCTGCTATTATTTGCAGCAGAACGATATCGTGTATGTCGAACCGAACAAGGCGAAAGCGGGACAGAGCGAGATCAACCAGAACAAGTCGGTGGGAGTGTGGTTGTCCGCCGCATCGATCTTGGTTTCCATCGCGTCTCTGATTGTGACATTAACAAAGTAA
- a CDS encoding helix-turn-helix domain-containing protein, which translates to MDANLSRDKVAGFLGQSFVRIPRKVFTMLFHGKGREKTIGMAYLILISEVYFADGRVCLKRRSYTCKRGEYVGRCEELAGCCGMSATTLRRSLKWLKDEGLIEMKRLEDGIFIRVCGYDFIMGFRRKGEEIPAKAAFLALEEAERRMGGRSMQFDCCSANGEGGMQ; encoded by the coding sequence ATGGATGCAAATTTAAGCAGAGACAAGGTAGCCGGATTCCTGGGACAATCGTTTGTCCGAATTCCGCGCAAAGTGTTTACCATGTTATTTCACGGTAAGGGTCGGGAAAAGACGATCGGCATGGCGTATTTGATTTTGATTTCGGAAGTTTATTTTGCTGATGGACGCGTATGTTTGAAAAGACGCTCCTATACGTGCAAACGTGGCGAGTATGTCGGACGATGTGAGGAACTGGCCGGATGCTGCGGAATGAGTGCCACTACTTTGCGCCGGAGCTTGAAGTGGTTGAAAGATGAAGGGCTTATCGAGATGAAGCGCCTTGAAGACGGAATTTTTATCCGTGTCTGCGGATATGATTTTATTATGGGTTTTCGCAGGAAAGGCGAAGAGATACCGGCGAAGGCCGCTTTCCTCGCCTTGGAAGAAGCCGAACGACGTATGGGCGGACGGAGCATGCAGTTCGATTGTTGTAGCGCAAACGGGGAAGGAGGCATGCAATGA
- a CDS encoding DUF4248 domain-containing protein, with product MTGRTDEEEEKWKNRSTTLRRLGRQYSPDVTPEVASRRLKQWIVGNPVLLGLLHENGWTASRRVLTPRQVEQIVRILGEP from the coding sequence ATGACCGGGAGGACGGATGAGGAAGAAGAAAAATGGAAAAACCGTTCCACCACTCTCCGGAGGCTGGGACGGCAATATAGCCCGGATGTCACGCCCGAAGTCGCTTCCAGGCGCTTGAAACAGTGGATCGTCGGCAATCCCGTCCTGCTCGGACTCCTGCACGAGAACGGCTGGACGGCTTCGAGAAGGGTGCTGACGCCGAGGCAGGTGGAGCAGATTGTGAGGATTCTTGGGGAACCTTGA
- a CDS encoding carboxypeptidase-like regulatory domain-containing protein, translating into MKKKNLWSAVLAMGLAATLSVGFVGCSDDDEPTPEIVTDNPLDKEVYYIAGKVTDGSAALEGVEVSTSGKSVKTAADGTYQLAMDKIGTYVVTFAKDGYVGVSADAVILSGTPKQGSISLSQALTSLATPVTVSADQDTIVYDERTHVAELAVPAGAVKEDTEITMTEYLKGAKAEADHASLSTINCTPDGLKFEKSVEVTVKNATSNAISFADVKHFVEDGNAWKEMGTADFDADRNVYACSLDGFSNHSFGPVYSVSDAGSSTENLSTVTIDNLGKMAAAEQEVTGKQKIGWEIQGDLKQLLGSAFSALSGSDLESLANQLNAAITSTKGSAAGVEEIPFSLGTAKVDGDQKVTIDMKAKKNLSSFSVNFNYQGRVVPFSVEIATYAGVSTTITKEGGASHPAHGGGVAQ; encoded by the coding sequence ATGAAAAAGAAAAATTTGTGGAGCGCAGTGCTGGCCATGGGCTTGGCTGCGACATTGAGTGTGGGATTTGTAGGATGTAGTGATGATGACGAACCGACTCCCGAAATCGTGACCGATAATCCTTTGGATAAGGAGGTCTATTATATAGCCGGTAAGGTGACGGACGGTTCTGCCGCCTTGGAGGGAGTAGAAGTCAGCACGTCAGGTAAGTCGGTCAAGACGGCTGCCGACGGAACGTACCAGTTGGCGATGGATAAGATCGGAACGTATGTCGTGACGTTTGCCAAGGACGGATATGTGGGTGTTTCGGCTGACGCGGTGATCCTTTCGGGCACACCGAAACAGGGCAGTATCTCTTTGTCACAGGCTTTGACTTCTTTGGCTACTCCGGTGACCGTATCGGCTGATCAGGACACGATTGTGTATGACGAACGTACGCATGTGGCCGAACTGGCTGTTCCGGCAGGAGCCGTGAAGGAAGATACCGAGATCACGATGACCGAATATCTGAAAGGTGCGAAAGCCGAAGCCGACCATGCCAGTCTTTCGACAATCAACTGTACGCCCGACGGACTGAAATTTGAAAAGAGCGTGGAAGTGACGGTTAAGAATGCGACCAGCAACGCGATCAGCTTTGCCGATGTAAAGCATTTCGTGGAAGATGGCAATGCTTGGAAAGAAATGGGCACAGCCGATTTCGATGCAGACCGTAATGTTTATGCCTGCTCTTTGGACGGTTTCTCCAACCACTCCTTCGGTCCGGTTTATTCGGTATCCGATGCCGGAAGCTCGACAGAAAACTTGTCTACCGTCACAATCGACAACTTAGGCAAGATGGCGGCTGCAGAACAGGAAGTGACAGGCAAACAGAAAATCGGCTGGGAAATCCAGGGCGACCTGAAACAGTTGTTGGGCAGCGCGTTCTCCGCTTTGAGCGGCTCTGATCTCGAAAGCCTGGCCAACCAGTTGAACGCGGCTATCACGTCAACCAAAGGTTCGGCTGCCGGTGTGGAAGAAATTCCTTTCTCTTTGGGTACAGCTAAAGTGGACGGCGACCAGAAGGTGACGATCGACATGAAGGCTAAGAAGAACCTCTCTTCTTTCTCTGTCAACTTCAACTACCAGGGCCGTGTCGTTCCGTTCAGCGTGGAAATCGCAACATACGCAGGTGTAAGCACGACGATCACTAAGGAAGGCGGTGCAAGCCATCCGGCACACGGTGGCGGTGTTGCTCAATAA
- a CDS encoding YjbH domain-containing protein, protein MKHKIIKQTLLTIGISLSIVNSQLSIAQRSLGVSGLLNIPSADMQEDGTFMTGGNYLPQEMLPREWGYNSGNYFVNLTFLPFMEVAYRCTLLKVKSTGKWNQDRSVSLRLRPLKEGKWWPSVVIGSNDLLTTGELNPFLDSGRNRYFSSVYAVGTKHFGFYGHDIGVTVGGHMPFRSRSENKGVFGGVSYRPAFLKLLEVMAEYDSKVVNVGVSARLFDHFSLYAYCYDFKTVAGGLRYELTPRPRAFRSDEVRMPWDGRVELVLYPQITLNNSWLDKIYGAVINIAPAVEARLWKGAAFTGQVILPVWNNMVGQMDYIRAGVLTLSQEFGLPGGAFGRVTVGNFTNSRMGADLKLRYATPDDRWLFGLEGGVTGSSTFYEGKWQVSNWKRVSGAAEVRFRERRFNMDFNLGVHRYVYGDYGVRVDCIRHFGRTTAGLYAMYTGGEANGGFHFAVPLPQWGKSRKVRVRLPEYYQMEYSGQSGLEYFHRRLGQDYETRPDESNSLPYDRRNQD, encoded by the coding sequence ATGAAACATAAAATAATAAAGCAAACCCTATTGACAATCGGCATCTCATTGTCGATCGTCAATTCTCAATTGTCAATTGCCCAACGCTCGTTGGGCGTCTCCGGTCTACTGAACATCCCTTCGGCCGATATGCAGGAAGACGGTACGTTCATGACGGGAGGCAACTACCTGCCTCAGGAGATGCTACCCCGGGAGTGGGGATATAATTCGGGAAACTATTTCGTGAACCTGACATTCCTGCCGTTTATGGAGGTGGCCTACCGGTGCACCTTGTTGAAGGTCAAGAGTACCGGCAAATGGAACCAGGACCGTTCGGTCTCCCTGCGCCTGCGTCCGTTGAAGGAGGGGAAATGGTGGCCGTCGGTCGTGATCGGTTCGAATGACTTGCTGACGACCGGCGAGTTGAATCCTTTCTTGGATTCGGGCAGAAATCGTTATTTCTCTTCCGTCTATGCGGTCGGGACGAAGCATTTCGGTTTCTACGGCCATGATATCGGCGTGACGGTGGGAGGACATATGCCCTTTCGCAGCAGGAGCGAGAATAAGGGCGTGTTCGGCGGGGTGAGCTACCGTCCGGCATTCCTGAAACTGCTTGAGGTGATGGCGGAATATGACTCGAAGGTGGTGAATGTGGGAGTATCGGCCCGGCTGTTCGACCATTTTTCCTTGTATGCCTATTGCTACGATTTCAAGACGGTGGCGGGCGGTCTCCGGTACGAACTGACGCCCCGGCCTCGCGCGTTCCGGTCCGATGAGGTCCGTATGCCCTGGGACGGACGGGTGGAGCTGGTGCTTTATCCGCAGATCACGTTGAACAATTCGTGGCTGGACAAGATATACGGGGCGGTGATCAATATCGCTCCGGCGGTGGAGGCGCGGCTTTGGAAAGGGGCGGCTTTCACAGGGCAGGTGATTCTGCCGGTCTGGAACAATATGGTCGGGCAGATGGACTATATCCGGGCCGGTGTACTGACCTTGAGCCAGGAGTTCGGATTGCCCGGAGGGGCGTTCGGACGGGTGACGGTCGGCAACTTCACGAACAGCCGGATGGGGGCGGACCTGAAACTGCGCTATGCGACGCCGGACGACCGTTGGCTGTTCGGCTTGGAAGGCGGTGTGACCGGATCGTCTACCTTCTACGAGGGCAAATGGCAGGTGTCGAATTGGAAGCGGGTAAGCGGGGCGGCGGAGGTCCGTTTCCGCGAAAGGCGTTTCAATATGGATTTCAACTTGGGTGTGCACCGCTATGTCTATGGCGACTACGGGGTGCGGGTGGACTGCATCCGGCATTTCGGACGGACGACGGCCGGTTTGTATGCCATGTACACGGGAGGCGAGGCGAACGGCGGTTTCCATTTTGCCGTCCCGTTGCCGCAATGGGGCAAGTCGCGTAAGGTGCGGGTGCGCCTGCCGGAATATTACCAGATGGAATATTCGGGACAGAGCGGTCTTGAATACTTCCACCGCCGTCTCGGACAGGACTACGAGACCCGGCCGGACGAGAGCAACAGCCTTCCTTATGATAGGAGAAATCAGGATTGA
- a CDS encoding WbuC family cupin fold metalloprotein, which produces MDIQTIDKNLLSDLHQRAVANERKRMNFDLRTSALDQSQRMLNALEPGTQVPVHRHMETAETTICIEGYLEVVLYAEASGQDETGGERKFVEVSRVTLCPREGKYGVQIPLGVWHSVDVKEPSTIFEAKDGAYVAQ; this is translated from the coding sequence ATGGATATACAAACAATAGATAAGAATCTGCTTTCCGATCTTCATCAGAGAGCAGTTGCGAATGAGCGGAAGCGTATGAACTTTGACTTGCGCACATCAGCTCTGGATCAGAGTCAGCGTATGCTGAATGCGTTGGAGCCTGGGACACAAGTACCTGTTCACCGACATATGGAAACGGCGGAAACGACGATCTGTATAGAGGGATATTTGGAGGTTGTTCTATATGCCGAGGCTTCCGGTCAGGATGAAACGGGCGGGGAAAGGAAGTTCGTGGAGGTTTCCCGTGTTACGCTTTGTCCGCGCGAAGGCAAATATGGGGTACAGATCCCGTTGGGTGTGTGGCATAGCGTGGATGTGAAAGAACCAAGCACCATCTTTGAGGCTAAAGATGGTGCGTATGTGGCACAATAA
- a CDS encoding replicative DNA helicase: MMNGEEMNGGISLNDMEKALVCLLMTSMEAPVQAESAGLTQEMFADASLGFVYGVIMKIYATGVRPDMVLVERGMREADEEQAARLGGLSFLLPYMLNVRHDGNVAAYVEGIKKQYKLRCLVTLFGTMAFKAGKVSSVPEELAGEAERLLMQFRQETAEGTPVRTIGELAAEAVTWHHRRLSGELEAEQVKSGLAEFDYVTGGFHNTELTIIAGRPSDGKTAVTLQMALNAARAGKSVCFFSLEMSSLQMLNRVLAGMTDVNPDHLRINKPTGREVEHLEEAALRLKDLPFYLDYTVGATVEQIRAKVLLQCRQGKCDLVVVDYLHLLGGDRRKGETQEQMVGRNIRALKQLALDSNCPVLTVSQMNRACEARADKAYLPVMSDLRDSGTIEQVADCVAFIYRPERYGFTRDDKTGHSLVGVGKIYIAKNRNGSTGIARFRYNPSFTRITDYIQPGTQTSLGI, from the coding sequence ATGATGAACGGTGAAGAAATGAACGGAGGCATCTCTTTGAACGATATGGAAAAGGCGTTGGTCTGCCTGTTGATGACCTCGATGGAAGCGCCGGTGCAGGCGGAATCGGCCGGGTTGACCCAGGAAATGTTTGCCGATGCTTCGTTGGGGTTCGTCTATGGAGTGATCATGAAAATTTATGCAACGGGGGTACGGCCGGATATGGTGCTGGTGGAACGCGGAATGCGTGAAGCGGACGAGGAACAGGCGGCCAGGTTAGGCGGTTTGTCGTTCCTGCTGCCCTATATGCTGAATGTGCGCCACGACGGGAATGTGGCGGCCTATGTGGAAGGAATCAAGAAACAATATAAACTGAGATGCTTGGTCACGTTGTTCGGGACGATGGCGTTCAAGGCGGGCAAGGTGTCGTCCGTCCCTGAGGAACTGGCCGGCGAGGCCGAACGTCTTCTGATGCAGTTCCGCCAGGAGACGGCCGAGGGCACTCCGGTGCGTACGATCGGGGAACTGGCTGCCGAGGCGGTGACCTGGCATCATCGGCGCCTCAGTGGCGAGCTGGAGGCCGAACAGGTGAAGAGCGGGCTTGCCGAGTTCGACTATGTGACCGGAGGGTTCCACAATACGGAGCTGACGATCATCGCCGGACGACCGAGTGACGGGAAGACGGCAGTCACGTTGCAGATGGCCCTGAACGCGGCGCGTGCCGGAAAATCGGTCTGCTTCTTCAGCCTCGAGATGTCGAGCCTGCAAATGCTGAACCGCGTGCTGGCAGGGATGACGGACGTGAACCCGGACCACCTGCGCATCAACAAGCCGACCGGCCGCGAGGTGGAGCATTTGGAAGAGGCCGCCCTCCGGTTGAAGGACCTGCCTTTCTACCTCGACTATACGGTCGGGGCTACCGTGGAGCAGATCAGGGCGAAGGTGCTGCTGCAATGCCGGCAGGGGAAATGCGACTTGGTGGTCGTGGACTACCTGCACCTCCTCGGAGGCGACCGCCGGAAGGGGGAGACGCAGGAACAGATGGTGGGACGGAATATCCGGGCGCTGAAGCAATTGGCGTTGGACAGTAATTGTCCGGTGCTCACGGTCTCGCAGATGAACCGTGCCTGCGAAGCGCGTGCCGACAAGGCGTACCTGCCGGTGATGAGCGACTTGCGCGATTCGGGGACGATCGAGCAGGTGGCGGACTGTGTGGCGTTTATCTACCGTCCCGAACGCTATGGCTTCACCCGCGACGACAAGACGGGGCACAGCTTGGTGGGAGTCGGCAAGATCTATATAGCGAAGAACCGTAATGGTTCGACAGGGATCGCCCGTTTCCGGTACAACCCTTCGTTCACCCGTATCACGGATTATATCCAGCCCGGTACACAAACCTCTTTAGGGATATGA